From Serinus canaria isolate serCan28SL12 chromosome 26, serCan2020, whole genome shotgun sequence, one genomic window encodes:
- the PTPN7 gene encoding tyrosine-protein phosphatase non-receptor type 7 isoform X2, whose product MVQACLVCSRVHRGSLAAQAAAEDMDKADKPSPPAKKHVRLQERRGSNVSLVLDMSSLGNVEPIQPVCTPRDITLKFLRTSSHVLRKQELQQHAQSLAQLQEEFSKIPPNFVSPEELEIPGRAFKDRYKTILPNPESRVCLRRAGSQEEDSYINANYITKCVHYWPEKEGTYGPFTIHVQGVSESVEYVVRDLSIQLGKECRKVKHILFPSWPDQQTPESAKPLLHLVAKVEEALQTAASPGPIVVHCSAGIGRTGCFIATRIGCQQLQDTGEVDILGIVCHLRIDRGGMIQTSEQYQFLHHTLALYASQLPEGAAY is encoded by the exons ATGGTCCAGGCCTGCTTGGTGTGCTCCAGAGTTCATAggggcagcctggcagcccaggcagctgcagaggacaTGGACAAGGCAGACAAGCCCAGTCCCCCTGCCAAGAAGCATGTGCGACTCCAGGAGAG GAGGGGCTCCAATGTGTCACTAGTGCTGGATATGAGCTCTCTAGGGAACGTGgagcccatccagcctgtctGCACGCCACGGGACATCACACTGAAGTTTCTGAGGACATCCAGCCACGTGCTGAGGAAacaggagctccagcagcacgcccagagcctggcacagctccaggaggagtTTTCG AAAATCCCACCCAACTTTGTGagtccagaggagctggaaatcCCTGGGCGTGCTTTCAAGGACAGATACAAAACCATTCTCCCCA ATCCTGAGAGCCGGGTCTGCctcaggagggctgggagccaggaggaAGACAGCTACATAAATGCCAACTACATCACA AAATGTGTTCACTACTGGCCCGAGAAGGAGGGCACCTATGGCCCCTTCACCATCCACGTGCAGGGGGTGAGCGAGTCTGTGGAGTACGTGGTGCGGGATCTCTCCATCCAG CTTGGGAAGGAATGCCGCAAGGTCAAGCAcatcctcttcccctcctggcCGGACCAGCAGACACCTGAGTCAGCCAAGCCCCTGCTGCACCTGGTGGCCAAGGTGGAGGAGGCTCTGCAgactgcagccagcccagggcccaTTGTGGTGCACTGCAG CGCGGGCATCGGCCGCACCGGCTGCTTCATTGCCACCAGGATCgggtgccagcagctgcaggacacgGGGGAGGTGGATATCCTTGGCATCGTGTGCCATCTGCGCATAGACAG gggtgggatgatCCAGACGAGTGAGCAGTACCAGTTCCTCCATCACACGCTGGCTCTCTACGcctcccagctgccagagggGGCAGCCTACTAG
- the PTPN7 gene encoding tyrosine-protein phosphatase non-receptor type 7 isoform X1 — MVQACLVCSRVHRGSLAAQAAAEDMDKADKPSPPAKKHVRLQERRGSNVSLVLDMSSLGNVEPIQPVCTPRDITLKFLRTSSHVLRKQELQQHAQSLAQLQEEFSKIPPNFVSPEELEIPGRAFKDRYKTILPNPESRVCLRRAGSQEEDSYINANYITGYAGRPREYIATQGPLLNTVSDFWQMVWQEEAPIIVMITELQECKEKCVHYWPEKEGTYGPFTIHVQGVSESVEYVVRDLSIQLGKECRKVKHILFPSWPDQQTPESAKPLLHLVAKVEEALQTAASPGPIVVHCSAGIGRTGCFIATRIGCQQLQDTGEVDILGIVCHLRIDRGGMIQTSEQYQFLHHTLALYASQLPEGAAY; from the exons ATGGTCCAGGCCTGCTTGGTGTGCTCCAGAGTTCATAggggcagcctggcagcccaggcagctgcagaggacaTGGACAAGGCAGACAAGCCCAGTCCCCCTGCCAAGAAGCATGTGCGACTCCAGGAGAG GAGGGGCTCCAATGTGTCACTAGTGCTGGATATGAGCTCTCTAGGGAACGTGgagcccatccagcctgtctGCACGCCACGGGACATCACACTGAAGTTTCTGAGGACATCCAGCCACGTGCTGAGGAAacaggagctccagcagcacgcccagagcctggcacagctccaggaggagtTTTCG AAAATCCCACCCAACTTTGTGagtccagaggagctggaaatcCCTGGGCGTGCTTTCAAGGACAGATACAAAACCATTCTCCCCA ATCCTGAGAGCCGGGTCTGCctcaggagggctgggagccaggaggaAGACAGCTACATAAATGCCAACTACATCACA GGCTacgcggggcggccccgggagTACATCGCTACACAGGGCCCCCTGCTGAACACCGTGAGCGACTTCTGGCAGATGGTGTGGCAGGAGGAGGCTCCCATCATCGTCATGATCACCGAGCTTCAGGAGTGCAAGGAG AAATGTGTTCACTACTGGCCCGAGAAGGAGGGCACCTATGGCCCCTTCACCATCCACGTGCAGGGGGTGAGCGAGTCTGTGGAGTACGTGGTGCGGGATCTCTCCATCCAG CTTGGGAAGGAATGCCGCAAGGTCAAGCAcatcctcttcccctcctggcCGGACCAGCAGACACCTGAGTCAGCCAAGCCCCTGCTGCACCTGGTGGCCAAGGTGGAGGAGGCTCTGCAgactgcagccagcccagggcccaTTGTGGTGCACTGCAG CGCGGGCATCGGCCGCACCGGCTGCTTCATTGCCACCAGGATCgggtgccagcagctgcaggacacgGGGGAGGTGGATATCCTTGGCATCGTGTGCCATCTGCGCATAGACAG gggtgggatgatCCAGACGAGTGAGCAGTACCAGTTCCTCCATCACACGCTGGCTCTCTACGcctcccagctgccagagggGGCAGCCTACTAG